A window from Purpureocillium takamizusanense chromosome 3, complete sequence encodes these proteins:
- a CDS encoding uncharacterized protein (EggNog:ENOG503P09Z~COG:S): MGSSLTELGIPASLQHASTVRRLDDTTYEANLNPAFCVIAVPNGGYVASIFLQVAKAHMTPRGQPDTIAVHWQFLSRTSHGRGVLKVDEVKMGRAMSVLHITLHQVDLVPSHPWVAPESRDRGQVVAYVTNRNMDDEAGVSFQTGWTVQPSPPPPIDFSKVRLGQDPHWARMQTFLMRQLPMLHNLEYYVPRAAKPLLPAATMDLWIRLANEADGRFVATSLGYVADAAAPLIVENYRQPRSDGPFPADSFPRNKGFWFPTVSMGLDVRKRLPPEGVEWLRLRIATKAILNGRYDAEQVVFDDKGDLIATCHHVAMVVDVARNTAGRGQAADRSHKGKI; the protein is encoded by the exons ATGGGCTCATCTCTCACCGAGCTCGGCATCCCAGCCTCGCTGCAACATGCGTCCACAGTGAGACGGTTGGATGACACCACCTACGAGGCGAATCTAAATCCTGCATTTTGTGTGATTGCAG TTCCCAATGGCGGGTACGTAGCCTCCATCTTCCTACAAGTCGCCAAGGCGCACATGACGCCGCGAGGACAGCCCGACACCATCGCCGTCCACTGGCAGTTCCTGTCGCGGACATCCCACGGGCGCGGTGTCCTCAAGGTTGACGAGGTCAAGATGGGCCGCGCAATGTCCGTTCTGCACATCACGCTGCACCaggtcgacctcgtcccGTCCCACCCATGGGTCGCTCCCGAGAGCCGGGACCGCGGACAGGTGGTGGCGTACGTGACCAACCGCAACATggatgacgaggccggcgtgtCGTTCCAAACCGGATGGACGGTccagccgtcgcctccgccgcccatcgactTCTCCAAGGTGCGGCTGGGACAAGACCCTCATTGGGCGCGCATGCAGACGTTTTTGATGCGCCAGCTGCCGATGCTGCACAACCTCGAATACTACGTGCCCCGCGCGGCCAAACCCCTCCTCcctgcggcgacgatggatcTCTGGATTCGACTGGCGAACGAGGCGGACGGTCGCTTCGTCGCCACGTCACTGGGCTACGTTGCggatgccgcggcgccgctcatAGTCGAAAACTACCGCCAGCCTCGCAGCGACGGGCCCTTTCCCGCAGACTCCTTCCCGCGGAACAAGGGCTTCTGGTTTCCGACCGTTTCCATGGGTCTTGATGTGCGGAAGCGCTTGCCCCCTGAGGGCGTGGAGTGGTTACGCCTGCGGATCGCGACCAAGGCCATCTTGAACGGGAGGTACGACGCGGAGCAAGTAGTTTTCGATGACAAGGGGGATCTAATTGCCACTTGCCATCACGTCgcgatggtggtggatgtAGCGAGAAACACCGCCGGAcgcggccaggcggcggaTAGGTCCCATAAGGGCAAAATCTGA
- a CDS encoding uncharacterized protein (EggNog:ENOG503P0GG~COG:G~TransMembrane:11 (i99-120o126-143i155-176o182-206i218-238o288-307i328-345o351-372i379-399o411-431i443-465o)) — MDDVHLHSVKAAATSSEVDKTQAEHRECANAELAQSPESPSHADNIKERNRIIRKIDKHLLPQIFVMYSFSVLDRSNLGNARIAGMSEEIDISGRRYDWLGTAFYIAYILSQWLCIGWQVFPPHMWVAFCAFGWGLVSTLQAVCTTWSGLMISRVFLGIMEACYAPGVTLYLSYFYPREKAGFRVGIFLSGSAAANAYGGILAYGISHARGAIAPWRTLFIVEGIPTCLLAIVTWFFLPDGPGSARFLSNREKEIATQFNAQEMGPRPGIRALQKKEALRAVLDYRTYLPALMYFGSNVAFASLPLFSPTIISQMGAFTKTQSQGLSAPPYAICFFMIVICTSLSDRYKVRGPFIVGEALLAAIGFIILATTTGVAPRYFGLILGTQMFVCAALVLTWASNTHENDSQRAVALAILATGGQLGPVVGTNIFPIKDKPYYRRGMWVSCGSALIVAAAASLQMLVLYRTNKKLDEENEARNEADGNEQAADLRKDKGFRYIL, encoded by the exons ATGGACGACGTTCACCTCCACAGcgtcaaggcggcggccacgtctTCTGAGGTCGACAAGACCCAAGCGGAGCACCGAGAATGTGCAAACGCGGAGCTTGCACAGAGCCCCGAGTCTCCGAGCCATGCCGACAACATCAAGGAACGAAACCGGATTATTCGGAAGATCGACAAGCACCTCCTGCCTCAAATCTTTGTCATGTATTCCTTTTCTGTCCTCGATCGCAGCAATCTCGGTAACGCCAGAATTGCCGGGATGTCGGAAGAAATTGACATCTCAGGAAGGCGATACGACTGGCTAGGCACGGCATTCTACATCGCAT ACATTCTTTCCCAGTGGCTGTGCATCGGCTGGCAGGTCTTCCCACCACACATGTGGGTGGCCTTTTGCGCATTTGGCTGGGGCCTCGTGTCAACCTTGCAGGCGGTATGCACCACATGGAGCGGACTCATGATCTCCCGAGTATTCTTGGGCATCATGGAAGCGTGCTATGCCCCCGGAGTTACCCTCTACCTTTCGTACTTTTATCCCCGCGAGAAAGCCGGATTTCGCGTCGGAATCTTCCTTTCTGGGTCTGCCGCGGCGAACGCGTATGGGGGCATCCTGGCCTATGGGATATCTCATGCGCGGGGTGCCATTGCCCCTTGGCGGACCCTGTTCATTGTTGAGGGCATTCCAACTTGTCTGTTGGCTATTGTGACTTGGTTCTTCCTTCCTGACGGACCTGGGAGCGCACGGTTTCTCTCCAACAGGGAGAAGGAGATCGCCACACAGTTCAACGCGCAAGAAATGGGCCCCAGACCTGGGATCAGAG CCTTACAAAAGAAAGAAGCCCTCAGGGCGGTACTGGACTATCGTACTTATCTGCCGGCTCTCATGTACTTTGGCTCGAACGTCGCATtcgcgtcgctgccgctgttcTCCCCGACAATCATCTCTCAGATGGGAGCCTTCACCAAGACCCAGTCGCAAGGGCTCTCTGCGCCCCCATACGCCATCTGCTTCTTCATGATCGTCATTTGCACATCGCTATCCGACCGATATAAGGTTCGAGGGCCTTTtatcgtcggcgaggcgttGCTCGCAGCCATCGGGTTTATCATCCtcgcaacgacgacgggtgTCGCACCTAGATACTTTGGATTGATCCTGGGGACGCAAATGTTTGTGTGTGCCGCCCTCGTGCTCACTTGGGCGAGCAACACGCATGAGAATGACTCACAACGAGCGGTCGCactcgccatcctcgctACGGGCGGTCAGCTCGGCCCCGTGGTCGGGACCAACATATTTCCCATCAAGGACAAGCCATACTATCGGAGGGGCATGTGGGTGTCCTGCGGATCTGCCCTCATCGTGGCTGCGGCAGCTAGCCTCCAAATGCTCGTCCTGTATCGAACCAATAAGAAGCTGGATGAGGAGAACGAGGCTAGAAATGAAGCTGATGGCAACGAACAGGCTGCGGATTTGCGAAAGGACAAAGGGTTCCGATACATTCTGTAG